In a single window of the Carassius gibelio isolate Cgi1373 ecotype wild population from Czech Republic chromosome A12, carGib1.2-hapl.c, whole genome shotgun sequence genome:
- the LOC128024991 gene encoding angiotensin-converting enzyme-like isoform X2, whose product MKDTDRKQPSSSERVKTAPPGTSIPAIFPFLTSQLWSIMYQAVVLLTLINMSAALKQEWIPGDYPMTEAGAESFVSDYNSTAEEVFYFSAEASWNYKTNLTEHNSQLQVAASLEKQAFKEAWGQKAKATFNDSLMETFTNPDLKKIIKDINVLGPANLPTSERERYNTILSQMESIYSTAKVCPPSEECWSLEPELTEIMASSRSYKRLLYAWESWHNVSGVPLRSLYPEFVKLSNKASQMDGFDDTGAYWRSLYESPTFEKDLENLFKQMEPLYQNLHAFVRRKLYNYYGPKYINLKGPIPAHLLGNMWSQRWNNIYNMMIPFPDKPNVDVTDTMVAKGYNATHMFRVAEDFFTSLGLLEMPPEFWDKAMLEKPTDGREVVCHASAWDFYNRKDFRIKQCTTVTMKQLFTVHHEMGHVEYYLQFKEQPVSFRRGANPGFQEAIGDVLSLSVSTPKHLHTIGLLDPLTDDAESDINYLLKMALDKIAFLPFGYLIDQWRWGVFSGRTPPERYNAEWWYLSTKYQGICPPTRRTEKHFDAGAKYHIPGNTPYIRYFVSFILQFQFHEKLCQESGHIGPLHKCDIYRSKEAGAVLEKVLKTGSSRPWTEVLKEALGTDKMDASPLMSYFKPVTTWLQEQNAKMGETLGWPDFNWVPPVPEGYPEDIGKTTDEMLAKQFLEEYNSTAEEVLNAYSEASWTYNTDITEANKEIMLQKNLEMANHTKIYGLEARKFDTSDFQDESVKRILNKLSDLERAVLPEKDLIEYNNLLASMGALYSTATVCKDESKCQPLDPDLNKIMAESRDYDELLFVWQGWRNASGRKLRNSYKRYVELANLAAKSNGHTDNGAFWRSYYETPTFEEDLEALWKDLEPLYLNIHAYVRRALYKKYGPEHINLKGPIPAHLLGNMWAQTWSTIMDLVIPYPDATQVDATPAMIAKGWDPKRMFEESDQFFTSLGLLPMPPEFWNKSMLEKPTDGREVVCHASAWDFYNHKDFRIKQCTVVTMDDLITVHHEMGHVQYFLQYKDQHVSFRDGANPGFHEAIGDVMALSVSTPKHLQSIGLLDKVEDNKESTINFLMSMALDKIAFLPFGYLMDQWRWKVFDGRISSSEYNKEWWNLRMKYQGLCPPVPRTEEDFDPGAKFHISANVPYVRYFVSFVIQFQFHKALCEAARQPAPLHNCDIYQSKEAGKLLGDVMKMGSSKPWPEAMTLITGKPKMSVQPLMEYFQPLTEWLVEENKKNGDVLGWPEYDWRPYKRM is encoded by the exons GTTGCTGCGTCTTTGGAGAAGCAGGCTTTCAAAGAAGCATGGGGTCAAAAAGCAAAGGCTACCTTCAATGATTCTCTCATGGAGACCTTCACTAATCCAGACCTGAAGAAAATCATCAAGGATATCAATGTTCTGGGACCCGCCAATCTCCCTAcctctgagagagagagg TACAATACAATTCTGAGCCAGATGGAGAGCATCTACTCAACTGCAAAGGTGTGTCCCCCCTCAGAGGAATGCTGGTCTTTGGAGCCTG aGCTCACAGAAATCATGGCTAGCTCAAGAAGCTATAAGAGGCTTCTGTATGCCTGGGAGAGTTGGCACAATGTCTCAGGGGTCCCACTCAGATCCCTCTACCCCGAGTTTGTGAAGCTCAGCAACAAGGCATCTCAGATGGATG GCTTTGACGATACAGGCGCATACTGGCGTTCCTTGTACGAATCTCCAACCTTTGAGAAAGACCTAGAGAATCTGTTTAAACAGATGGAACCTCTTTACCAAAACCTGCACGCCTTTGTCCGCCGAAAGCTCTACAACTACTACGGTCCTAAATACATTAACCTCAAGGGTCCCATCCCTGCCCACCTCTTGG GCAACATGTGGTCACAAAGGTGGAACAACATCTACAACATGATGATTCCTTTTCCTGACAAGCCCAATGTAGATGTGACGGACACCATGGTTGCTAAA GGTTATAATGCCACTCACATGTTCCGGGTTGCCGAGGATTTCTTCACCTCTCTGGGTTTGCTCGAAATGCCTCCTGAGTTTTGGGACAAGGCCATGCTGGAGAAACCCACTGATGGAAGGGAGGTGGTCTGCCATGCCTCAGCCTGGGACTTTTACAACCGCAAAGACTTCAG AATCAAACAGTGCACCACTGTGACTATGAAGCAGCTTTTCACCGTGCATCACGAGATGGGCCATGTGGAGTATTACCTGCAGTTCAAAGAGCAGCCGGTCAGCTTCAGGAGAGGAGCTAACCCTGGCTTCCAAGAGGCCATAGGAGATgtgctgtctctgtctgtctccacACCCAAACATCTCCACACCATCGGCCTCCTGGATCCACTGACCGATGATGCTG AGAGTGACATCAACTACCTGTTGAAGATGGCTTTAGATAAAATCGCCTTCCTTCCTTTTGGATATCTGATTGATCAGTGGCGCTGGGGTGTGTTTAGTGGACGAACACCGCCTGAACGTTATAATGCAGAATGGTGGTACCTCAG taCAAAATACCAAGGCATCTGCCCACCAACCAGACGCACAGAAAAACATTTTGACGCTGGAGCAAAATATCACATTCCTGGAAACACACCGTACATCAG ATACTTTGTGAGCTTCATTCTGCAGTTCCAGTTCCATGAGAAATTATGTCAGGAGTCTGGACATATTGGACCTCTGCACAAATGCGATATCTACAGATCCAAAGAGGCTGGAGCGGTTTTAGA GAAAGTCTTGAAGACTGGCTCTTCAAGGCCTTGGACAGAGGTGCTAAAAGAGGCTCTTGGCACTGACAAAATGGACGCCAGCCCCCTGATGAGCTATTTTAAGCCAGTTACCACCTGGCTGCAGGAACAGAACGCGAAAATGGGAGAGACGCTGGGCTGGCCTGATTTTAATTGGGTGCCACCAGTACCAGAAGGCTACCCTGAAGACATCG GTAAAACAACAGATGAGATGCTGGCCAAACAGTTTTTAGAGGAATACAACAGCACAGCCGAGGAGGTCTTGAACGCTTACTCTGAGGCCTCCTGGACCTACAACACTGACATCACTGAAGCCAACAAAGAGATCATG CTGCAAAAAAACTTGGAGATGGCCAACCACACAAAGATCTATGGTCTAGAGGCCCGTAAGTTTGACACCAGCGACTTCCAGGATGAGTCGGTGAAAAGAATCCTGAACAAACTGAGTGACCTTGAGAGAGCTGTGCTCCCGGAAAAAGATCTCATTGAG TACAATAATTTGCTAGCCTCCATGGGGGCCCTGTACAGCACAGCCACAGTCTGCAAAGATGAATCAAAGTGTCAACCGCTAGATCCAG ATTTGAATAAGATCATGGCCGAGTCCAGAGATTATGACGAGCTACTGTTCGTCTGGCAGGGTTGGCGTAACGCCTCGGGCAGAAAGCTCCGCAACAGTTACAAGAGATATGTGGAGCTTGCCAACTTAGCTGCAAAGAGCAATG GTCACACGGATAATGGGGCATTCTGGCGTTCCTATTATGAGACCCCCACCTTTGAAGAGGATCTAGAGGCCTTGTGGAAAGATCTAGAGCCGCTCTACCTCAACATTCATGCGTATGTGCGCAGGGCACTGTACAAGAAATATGGACCAGAACACATCAACCTTAAAGGACCAATTCCAGCTCATCTGCTCG GAAATATGTGGGCCCAAACGTGGTCTACTATCATGGATCTTGTCATTCCGTATCCTGATGCCACACAAGTGGATGCCACACCAGCCATGATTGCCAAA GGTTGGGACCCCAAACGGATGTTCGAGGAATCAGACCAGTTCTTCACTTCTCTGGGTCTTTTACCCATGCCTCCTGAGTTCTGGAACAAGTCCATGCTGGAAAAGCCAACGGATGGACGTGAAGTAGTCTGTCATGCATCTGCTTGGGACTTCTACAACCACAAAGACTTCAG GATCAAGCAGTGCACAGTGGTGACCATGGATGACCTCATCACAGTGCACCATGAGATGGGCCATGTTCAATACTTCCTGCAGTATAAGGATCAACATGTTTCTTTCCGCGATGGAGCCAACCCTGGATTCCATGAGGCCATTGGTGACGTCATGGCCCTGTCAGTTTCAACACCTAAACATCTTCAGAGCATTGGTCTTCTGGACAAGGTGGAGGACAATAAAG AAAGCACCATCAACTTCCTGATGAGTATGGCTTTGGATAAGATTGCCTTCCTTCCTTTTGGCTACCTGATGGACCAGTGGAGGTGGAAGGTATTTGATGGAAGGATCTCAAGCTCAGAGTACAACAAAGAGTGGTGGAACCTGAG AATGAAGTACCAGGGATTGTGTCCACCTGTACCGCGCACTGAGGAAGATTTCGACCCTGGTGCAAAGTTCCACATCTCAGCTAATGTGCCCTACGTcag GTACTTTGTGAGTTTTGTAATCCAGTTCCAGTTCCACAAAGCCCTGTGTGAAGCCGCCCGTCAGCCAGCTCCACTCCACAACTGTGACATCTACCAGTCCAAAGAAGCAGGGAAACTCCTGGG TGATGTAATGAAGATGGGCTCCAGTAAACCCTGGCCCGAAGCCATGACTTTGATTACTGGCAAGCCAAAAATGTCAGTCCAGCCTCTGATGGAGTACTTCCAACCGCTCACCGAGTGGTTGGTGGAGGAGAACAAAAAGAATGGTGACGTCCTGGGATGGCCAGAGTACGATTGGAGGCCTTACAAAA